From Kryptolebias marmoratus isolate JLee-2015 linkage group LG15, ASM164957v2, whole genome shotgun sequence, a single genomic window includes:
- the mrpl46 gene encoding 39S ribosomal protein L46, mitochondrial: MQQKKMAAPCRKMASRTLWKVLSHFSRTGVKSEGCRHFSITPICEAALQTKPGTEVASSPWTLMAAVCLQRLPVISADCSPLEQRFKDMLLQLELEKSVLSDHELRLLEDAERMSRKQSGDYDLDEDDSSDNQDIILAQDLEDAWEQKFQNFQTAPRVVADVDKDLTSVERCLPDSLVLLAEQQVGGEKLWLLPQAPWQKGETLRQTAEKALSTVSADGFKATFLSNAPCGVYKYKLPRAARTESSVGAKVFFFKAILADRTAARDPNPALLWAKKSELQQYLKPAYMMKVDRFILNL, encoded by the exons atgcagcagaagaagatggcTGCGCCCTGTAGAAAGATGGCGAGTCGGACCTTGTGGAAGGTTTTATCTCATTTTAGCAGAACAGGCGTCAAGAGCGAAGGGTGTCGCCACTTTTCCATCACCCCTATTTGCGAGGCGGCTCTCCAGACTAAGCCTGGGACGGAGGTAGCCAGTTCTCCCTGGACTTTGATGGCAGCGGTGTGTCTGCAGAGGCTCCCCGTCATTTCAGCGGACTGCAGCCCGTTGGAGCAGCGCTTCAAAGACATGTTGCTGCAG CTTGAACTGGAGAAAAGCGTGCTGTCAGACCACGAGCTGCGGCTGCTGGAGGACGCAGAGAGGATGAGCCGGAAGCAGTCTGGTGACTATGACTTGGACGAAGACGACAGCAGTGACAATCAGGACATCATCTTGGCTCAGGACTTGGAAGACGCCTGGGAACAGAAGTTTCAGAACTTCCAGACAGCACCGAGGGTCGTAG CCGACGTAGATAAGGACTTAACCTCGGTGGAGCGCTGCCTGCCCGACTCGCTGGTTCTTCTGGCTGAGCAGCAGGTCGGGGGCGAGaagctgtggctgctgcctcAGGCCCCGTGGCAGAAGGGAGAGACACTGCGACAGACGGCCGAGAAAGCCCTCAGCACCGTCTCAG CGGATGGTTTCAAGGCGACTTTCCTCAGCAACGCTCCCTGCGGCGTCTATAAGTACAAACTGCCCAGGGCCGCTCGGACGGAGAGCTCAGTCGGAGCGAAGGTGTTCTTCTTCAAAGCCATCCTGGCAGACAGAACGGCAGCCAGAGATCCAAACCCTGCTTTGCTTTGGGCGAAGAAGAGTGAACTGCAGCAGTACCTGAAACCAGCCTACATGATGAAGGTGGATCGCTTCATCCTCAACCTGTGA
- the mrps11 gene encoding 28S ribosomal protein S11, mitochondrial translates to MFNFRCVLRNSASIVCRQLAALLDGNGTSLVGRGGMSLQRTLQSSAVRHQESKSSEVKSGKEFSYLPPLPGQDSPLRWAGMKFEELPILHIKATYNNTHIQLTDSAGQPLVKTSCGTEGFKNIKKSTPIAAQTAGISAAAKATAKGVKFVRVMVKGLGPGRLSAIKGATMGGLEVVSITDNTPVPHNGCRPRKARRM, encoded by the exons atgtttaatttcagGTGTGTCTTACGTAATTCCGCCAGCATCGTATGTCGACAACTAGCCGCCTTGTTAGACGGAAATGGGACCTCTct ggttGGGAGAGGAGGGATGTCGCTACAGAGAACATTGCAGAGCAGCGCTGTGAGACATCAGGAGTCAAAATCATCGGAAGTAAAATCTGGAAAAGAGTTCAG CTatcttcctcctctgcctgGTCAAGACAGCCCTCTGAGATGGGCCGGGATGAAGTTTGAAGAGTTGCCAATTCTTCACATTAAAGCCACGTATAACAA CACACACATCCAGCTAACGGACAGCGCGGGTCAACCTTTAGTCAAGACATCCTGCGGCACAGAGGGCTTCAAGAACATCAAGAAGTCGACGCCCATCGCTGCTCAGACCGCAGGCATCTCTGCAGCCGCC AAAGCCACAGCGAAAGGAGTAAAGTTCGTTCGAGTCATGGTCAAAGGTCTTGGTCCTGGACGTCTg TCTGCAATCAAAGGCGCGACGATGGGAGGCCTGGAGGTAGTATCGATCACTGACAACACCCCCGTGCCGCACAATGGATGCCGCCCACGTAAAGCCAGAAGGATGTGA